The genomic window CATGGGTGACATGTTGACGTTGATCGAAAAAGCTCAACAAGATTATGATCAAAAACAAGCTGAAGATATGGCACAAAAGATCAAAGAGAACAGCTTTGATTTTAATGACTTTATCGATCAAATGGATCAGATCCAAAAGATGGGTCCACTTGATGAGATCATGAAGATGATCCCTGGTATGGCCAATAATCCTGCCTTAGCAAACATCAATGTTGATGAAAAAGATATTGCCCATCTTAAGGCAATTGTTTATTCGATGACTCCACAAGAACGCGAAGACCCTAAATTGCTCAATCCTTCAAGAAGACGAAGAATTGCTGCAGGTTCCGGTCGTTCGGTCCAAGAAGTCAATCGAATGATCAAGCAATTCAAGCAATCACAAGATATGATGAAGCAAATGAGTAAAGGAAACATGAACGGCATGGACCAGTTAATGGGTAATGGCGTTCAAGGTCGTCTTGGAAAAATGGCGATGCATTCCATGGTCCGTAAACAAAAGAAGAACAAGAAAAAGCGTCTCAAGAAAGTTAAACGATTCAAGAGTAAATAAAAAGGTAATGTGTAAAGTTTTTTTCTTTACACGTTACCTTTTTTTGTGTATACTAACAAAGTTAAGAATTTTTAGGAGGAAACACAATGTCAGTTAAAATCAGAATGAAACGCATGGGTAGTAAATTAAGACCTTTCTACAGAATCGTTGTTGCAGATTCACGTTCACCACGTGATGGCCGCTTCATCGAACAAGTTGGTTACTACAACCCAATTTCACAACCTGAAGAACTTAAACTAGAAGATGACAAGATCATGGACTGGTTACAAAAAGGTGCACAACCTTCAGATACAGTTCGTAACTTGCTTAAAAAACATGGTTTAATGCAAAAATATCATGAAAGCAAATTTTCAAAATAATTAAGATATTGGGATCAGATAAAACTTGCTTTTATCACGATCCCTTTTCTTTTTAAATGGAGAATTAAATGTCAGACAAACTTTACCGAGTTGGTAAGATAGTTAACACACATGGTATTAAAGGTGAGGTTCGCGTAGTTTCGATTACGGACTTTCCTAAAGAGAGATTCAAACCAGGTTCAAAGTTGATCATCAAGACACAATCTGGACAACAAGAATTTACAGTTGAATCTTCTCGTGCTCACAAGAATTTCATTTTGTTGAAATTCAAGGGATACGACAATATCAATGATGTTGAACAATTCAAGAATGATCAATTGTTTACAACAGACGAAATCACACCCAAATTAGCCGAGGGTGAATTTCTTTACAGCCAAATCGTTGGTTTAACAGTTATTGACCCTAACTTGGGCGAGATTGGCAAGATCACCGAGATAATGGAATTAGGACCAAATGATGTTTGGGTAGTAAAGGGCCCCAAGTATGATGAAGTTTTAGTACCTTACATTGAGGACGTCGTTAAAAAAATAGATTTGGAAAATAAACAGGTTACTGTCGATATTCCGGATGGGTTGATCGACTAATGGATATATCAGTCTTAAGTATTTTTCCAAAAATGTTTGATGCCCTTAACGAATCTGTAATTGGCAAAGCTCAAGAAAAGGGGCTACTCAATTTACAGGTGGTCGATTTTCGCGACTTTACCACTGATAAACAAAATCACGTTGATGATGCTCCTTATGGCGGTGGAGCAGGGATGCTGCTTCAAGCTCAACCAATCTATGATGCAATGAGCTATCTAGACAATGAGAACCCCGGCAAGAAAAGAGTCATTTTATTAGATCCAGCAGGGAAAACATTTGACGCCAAAATGGCTCAGTCCTTTGCAAAAGAAGACCACTTAGTGTTCATCTGTGGGCACTATGAAGGTTTTGATGAACGAATCAAAGATTTAGTAACTGATGAAGTTTCAATTGGAGACTACGTTCTGACAGGTGGAGAACTCCCAACAATGAGTATGATCGATGCAACGATGCGATTTGTTCCCGGAGTTTTAGGAAATAATGTGTCAGCAGATGAGGATTCGTTTTCACATGGATTGTTAGAATATCCGCAATACACGCGTCCAGCTGATTTCCGCGGTAAAAAGGTACCTGAAGTATTAACTAGTGGCAATCACGAAAAAATTCGAGTTTGGCGTTTAAAACAAGCTCTGAAAAAGACGCTTGAACGTCGACCAGACTTACTAAAAACAATTGAATTAAATGACGAAGAGAAAAAGCTTCTTCGTGAAATTCGTTCAGAAATGTAGTTTACATTACAATGTAAATAATGTAATATATTATAAGTGTTTAAACACAATCAACGATGTTCCGCTGTGTATTATCAAGATATGCATGAGTGTCGGATAGGGAGACAGATTAATGAAACCATTAATTCAAGAAATTACTAAGGAACAACTTCGTTCAGATATTCCAGACTTCCGCCCTGGTGACACAGTACGTGTTCATGCTAAGGTTGTTGAAGGTTCTCGTGAACGTATTCAGTTGTTTGAAGGCGTTGTAATCAAGAAACATGGTACAGGTATCCAAGCTACATATACTGTACGTAAGATGTCAAGTGGTGTTGGTGTTGAAAGAACATTCCCACTTAACACACCTCGTGTTGAAAAGATCGACGTTGTTAGATATGGTAGTGTACGTCGTGCTAAACTTTACTATCTACGTGATCGTACTGGTAAAGCAGCTCGTATTAAAGAACGTCGTCGTGATATCTAATCAGGACATAATAAAAAGAAGACTTGCATTTGCAAGTCTTCTTTTTTTGTTCAAATGTTAAAAAATTTGTGGACGATAGAGACCAACGACTTTACCAACGACTTCAACGTTTTCCAAGATAATTGGATCCATAGTATCGTTTTCTGGTTGAAGACGGAAATGTCCGCTTTCGGCGAAGAAACGCTTGCACGTTGCCTCAATATCTTCCGTCATTGCAATGACGATCTCACCATTATTTGCAGTATTTTGTTCGTGGACAATTACTTGATCTCCATCCAAAATACCGACATTTATCATACTATCACCATGGATCTTCAACATGAATAATTCACCAGAATCTCTTGTTAAATCAGGTGGTAGTGGGAAAGTACCTTCAAAGTCATGTTCAGCTGAGATTGGTTGACCAGCAGCAACAGTACCAATAATAGGTATCTCCTTTGATTTAATTCCAATCAAATTCAAACCAGCAATGGTTAATTCGAGTGCACGTGGCTTAGTAGGGTCACGTTGGATGTATCCTTTTTTCTCTAAACGAGATAAGTGGCCATGAACAGTAGAAGTTGATGAAAGATCAACTGCTTCACAGATTTCTCGAACTGTTGGTGGATATCCATGTTCATCCAAATAGTCATGAATGCACTCTAGAATCTGAGTTTGTTTTGATCCTTCGTTTTTTGACATTAGAACACCTCATTGTTAATATCTTATTTAGATTGTATCAAACCGCATGATATAATTCAAACAAGTGTTCGGTTATTGGAGTGAATAATATGACAAAACAAGAAACACTGATTGCGAAACTAAATGACTTGGCCCACAAGGCTAAAGCTGGAACAATCACAAAAGAAGAAGAAGAGGAGCAACGTGCTCTTCGTAAAGAATACCTGGAGAATTTCAGGGCTGAATTTAAGACTCAAATTGAGAATATGAGAGTCTTCGATAAAAAGGGTGAAGAAGTGACTCCTGAAAAGGTTCGCCGTATTCAAAGAGAAAAGGGTCTCAGAGACGATTAGACTTTTATTTATATATAAATTAATGTAATATTAACTGGTATGGAAAGGGTGAATAGCATATGTGGCCTATAATAATCGCTGCCGTTATTGGTATTTTGGTTGGTGTAGTTATTGGATTCTTCGTTGCAAGATGGTATATGAAGAAATATTTCCAAGACAATCCACCTATCAGTGCTGATATGATCAAACAAATGATGTCTCAAATGGGACAAAAGCCATCACAAAAGAAACTTAATCAAGTTATGGCTTCTATGAAAGCACAACAAAAGAAAAATAATTAATCATTTTATATCCCGATACGAAAATTTCGTATCGGGATTTTTTTGTACCCTTTGAAATATACCATTAAAATACGAACTATATATATATAATATATTTCATATTAAATTATAAGCAGTAATTAACGAACTATATTCATAAAATAACGAATATCATACGTTAATTTGTTGAAAATCCAAATTAAACTTGGTAGACTTTAAATATGCTTAAAGGAAGAAGATGACTTATGAAAGATGTAGCGATTATTATGGGTTCAATTTCTGACCTATCAACTATGCAATTTACGATCGATACTTTGAAGGAATTAGGGGTTTCTTATTCGGTCAAGGTTATCTCGGCTCATCGTATGCCTCAAGAAATGATCGACTTTGGTACAAATGCTTGCGATGAAGGCTTTAATGTGATCATTGCTGGTGCTGGAGGTGCAGCTCATTTACCAGGAATGGTAGCAGCAACAACTAATTTGCCAGTAATTGGCGTACCCGTTCAGTCCAAGGCACTTAGCGGAATGGATTCTCTTTTATCTATTGTGCAAATGCCTGGTGGAGTTCCAGTCGCAACAATGGCAATCGGGAAAGCCGGTGCAACTAACGCTGCCTTAATGGCTACAAAAATTTGTGCACTAACTAATGATGATTATGCACAAGCACTAACAAAATATCGCGAAGATATGCATCAAAAATCAATCGAAAGTGGGCAACAGTTTGAATAAAATTCATTTACCAGGTGAGACCATTGGAATCATCGGTGGGGGTCAATTAGGACAAATGATGGCCGCTTCTGCCAAAGAAAAAGGATTTAAGGTATTGATACTAGATCCAACACCGAATTGTCCAGCAGCTCAAGTATCAGACGGACAAATTGTCAGCAGTTATGATGATTTATCAGGATTGATCAAATTAGCCAAAAAGTGCGATGTGTTGACATACGAATTTGAAAATGTTGATGCAGAAACCATCAGCGAAGTCAAGAAATATACCGATGTGCCACAAGGTACTAAGGCGTTGATCGTGACGCAGAATCGCATCCGTGAAAAAAGCTTTTTGGAAGATAATGGATTTCCTGTTGTCAAACACGCAATTGTCAACTCGTATTCTGAATTTACAAGTGCAATCGAGTCAGTAGGAATCCCTGCAATCCTCAAAACAGTTGAAGGTGGATACGACGGTAAAGGTCAATTAAGAATTGAAGACAATTCGTTTTCTGAAAATGACGTTCAAGAATTATTGACTAGCGGAACTTGTATCTTAGAAGCTCAAATTGATCTTCTAAAAGAAGTCTCCGTTGTAATATCAGGAAATTCAAATGGCGAACAATCGGTTTTTCCAGTGATCGAAAATGAACATCGAAACAACATTCTTCACATCAGTAATTGTCCAGCTTTTATCAAAGCAGAAACAGAACAAGAATGTTATCAAATCGCTGCCAAAATTGCTTCAGGTTTAAATCTTGTTGGTACAATGTGCGTTGAATTTTTCATTGATACTAAACACCAGGTTTATGTTAATGAAATTGCTCCACGTCCACATAACTCTGGACATTTAACTATTGAAGCTTGTAACGTGTCGCAATTTGATACTCATATCTTAGGTGTCTGCGGCTGGGAAATGCCAAAGGTGAAGTTGTTTGAATCAGCTATCATGGTCAATTTATTGGGACAACACTTGCAACCTGCAAAAGATGCAATCACTAAACATGTTGATTGGTATTTTCACGATTATGGCAAGGCGGAGGCCAAGCATAATCGTAAAATGGGTCACATCACGATTTTGACTGACAATATTGAACTTTCTAAACTACAAATACAAAATGATCCCATTTGGGACAAATAGGGGGAACTATGTCTGATCAATTAATTTATTCAGGAAAAGCAAAGGATGTTTTTGCAACTGATAATGAATCAGAACTATTAATGGTTTACAAGGACCAAGCCACAGCATTTAATGGCGAACGAAAAGAACAAATTCCTGGAAAAGGAAAATTGAACTGCCAAATTTCTTCCTATATTTTTGATTATTTGATCAAAAATGGTATCACGACACATTTAGTCAAAAATGTTTCTGACCACGAACAATTAGTTTTGAAGACTGAATTGATTCCAGTGGAAGTTGTTTTGAGAAATAAAATCGCCGGAAGCTTTGCTCGAAAATTCGGTTTAGATGAAGGTAAAGATCTTCAAAAACCAATTATTGAATTTTATTACAAAAGCGATGAATTAGATGATCCATTCATTAACGACAACCAAATTGAATCGTTGAACATCGCAACTGAAGCCGAATTAACTTACATTAAGGAACAAACCTTAAAAATCAATCAACTGTTGATCAAACTTTTTTCACAGGACGATTTGGATTTAGTTGATTTTAAACTTGAGTTTGGAAGAGTCGACGGAAAAATTATTTTGATCGATGAATTTTCTCCGGATAACTGTCGTCTATGGGATTCTCAGAGCCATCAATCATTAGATAAAGACGTTTTCAGAAAGAATCAAGCAGATCTTGTTGAAACTTACACCAAAGTACTTAATCGCTTAGAAGGAGCCAAATAATGACTTTAGTAAAGGTATATGTTACTTACAAAAAATCAATTTTAGACCCACAAGGTGAAGCAGTTAAAAAGGCTGTCCACGGAATGGGGTTCAATGACATCAACGGGATCAGAATGGGTAAATATTTTGAAATCACTGTCGATGGAAATTCACCTCATGTTAAAGAAGATATCGAAACAATTTGCGATAGCTTATTGGCTAATCCAAACATGGAAACTTATCGTTACGAATTCGTTGAACCGGAGGCAATTTAATGAAGTTTGCTGTGATCGTTTTTCCTGGCTCCAATTGCGATAAAGATTTGTATTTTGCTATCAAAGACGGCGTTAAGGCTGAAGTAGAACTGGTAGATTTTCGTCAAACATCATTGGCTGGATTTGACGCAGTGCTAATTCCTGGTGGTTTTTCTTATGGAGACTATTTGAGAAGTGGAGCGATTGCTGCACATGCACCAATTATCCCGGAAATAAAACAACTTGCTAATGAAGGAAAACCTGTATTGGGAATTTGCAACGGGTTCCAAATTTTAACCGAGATTGGATTATTGCCCGGTGCTTTGATCAGAAATGAACATAACCGTTTCATTTGCGAAACAGCACAATTACAAGTCGTTAATAACGACACTTTATTTACTTCAGAGTATCAAGCTGATGAAGTGATCGATATTCCTGTTGCACATGGAGAAGGCAATTATTATTGCGATGATGCCACAC from Companilactobacillus sp. includes these protein-coding regions:
- the purQ gene encoding phosphoribosylformylglycinamidine synthase subunit PurQ, whose amino-acid sequence is MKFAVIVFPGSNCDKDLYFAIKDGVKAEVELVDFRQTSLAGFDAVLIPGGFSYGDYLRSGAIAAHAPIIPEIKQLANEGKPVLGICNGFQILTEIGLLPGALIRNEHNRFICETAQLQVVNNDTLFTSEYQADEVIDIPVAHGEGNYYCDDATLAELKKNNQIAFSYVEDINGSVDKIAGITNKQRNVLGMMPHPERALEKLVGSDDGLKMFQSMVKNQMDRVNQ
- a CDS encoding DUF896 domain-containing protein yields the protein MTKQETLIAKLNDLAHKAKAGTITKEEEEEQRALRKEYLENFRAEFKTQIENMRVFDKKGEEVTPEKVRRIQREKGLRDD
- the rpsP gene encoding 30S ribosomal protein S16, producing the protein MSVKIRMKRMGSKLRPFYRIVVADSRSPRDGRFIEQVGYYNPISQPEELKLEDDKIMDWLQKGAQPSDTVRNLLKKHGLMQKYHESKFSK
- the lexA gene encoding transcriptional repressor LexA produces the protein MSKNEGSKQTQILECIHDYLDEHGYPPTVREICEAVDLSSTSTVHGHLSRLEKKGYIQRDPTKPRALELTIAGLNLIGIKSKEIPIIGTVAAGQPISAEHDFEGTFPLPPDLTRDSGELFMLKIHGDSMINVGILDGDQVIVHEQNTANNGEIVIAMTEDIEATCKRFFAESGHFRLQPENDTMDPIILENVEVVGKVVGLYRPQIF
- a CDS encoding YneF family protein → MWPIIIAAVIGILVGVVIGFFVARWYMKKYFQDNPPISADMIKQMMSQMGQKPSQKKLNQVMASMKAQQKKNN
- the trmD gene encoding tRNA (guanosine(37)-N1)-methyltransferase TrmD, translated to MDISVLSIFPKMFDALNESVIGKAQEKGLLNLQVVDFRDFTTDKQNHVDDAPYGGGAGMLLQAQPIYDAMSYLDNENPGKKRVILLDPAGKTFDAKMAQSFAKEDHLVFICGHYEGFDERIKDLVTDEVSIGDYVLTGGELPTMSMIDATMRFVPGVLGNNVSADEDSFSHGLLEYPQYTRPADFRGKKVPEVLTSGNHEKIRVWRLKQALKKTLERRPDLLKTIELNDEEKKLLREIRSEM
- the purE gene encoding 5-(carboxyamino)imidazole ribonucleotide mutase; this encodes MKDVAIIMGSISDLSTMQFTIDTLKELGVSYSVKVISAHRMPQEMIDFGTNACDEGFNVIIAGAGGAAHLPGMVAATTNLPVIGVPVQSKALSGMDSLLSIVQMPGGVPVATMAIGKAGATNAALMATKICALTNDDYAQALTKYREDMHQKSIESGQQFE
- the purS gene encoding phosphoribosylformylglycinamidine synthase subunit PurS; this encodes MTLVKVYVTYKKSILDPQGEAVKKAVHGMGFNDINGIRMGKYFEITVDGNSPHVKEDIETICDSLLANPNMETYRYEFVEPEAI
- the purK gene encoding 5-(carboxyamino)imidazole ribonucleotide synthase, whose amino-acid sequence is MNKIHLPGETIGIIGGGQLGQMMAASAKEKGFKVLILDPTPNCPAAQVSDGQIVSSYDDLSGLIKLAKKCDVLTYEFENVDAETISEVKKYTDVPQGTKALIVTQNRIREKSFLEDNGFPVVKHAIVNSYSEFTSAIESVGIPAILKTVEGGYDGKGQLRIEDNSFSENDVQELLTSGTCILEAQIDLLKEVSVVISGNSNGEQSVFPVIENEHRNNILHISNCPAFIKAETEQECYQIAAKIASGLNLVGTMCVEFFIDTKHQVYVNEIAPRPHNSGHLTIEACNVSQFDTHILGVCGWEMPKVKLFESAIMVNLLGQHLQPAKDAITKHVDWYFHDYGKAEAKHNRKMGHITILTDNIELSKLQIQNDPIWDK
- the rimM gene encoding ribosome maturation factor RimM (Essential for efficient processing of 16S rRNA), producing the protein MSDKLYRVGKIVNTHGIKGEVRVVSITDFPKERFKPGSKLIIKTQSGQQEFTVESSRAHKNFILLKFKGYDNINDVEQFKNDQLFTTDEITPKLAEGEFLYSQIVGLTVIDPNLGEIGKITEIMELGPNDVWVVKGPKYDEVLVPYIEDVVKKIDLENKQVTVDIPDGLID
- the purC gene encoding phosphoribosylaminoimidazolesuccinocarboxamide synthase; this encodes MSDQLIYSGKAKDVFATDNESELLMVYKDQATAFNGERKEQIPGKGKLNCQISSYIFDYLIKNGITTHLVKNVSDHEQLVLKTELIPVEVVLRNKIAGSFARKFGLDEGKDLQKPIIEFYYKSDELDDPFINDNQIESLNIATEAELTYIKEQTLKINQLLIKLFSQDDLDLVDFKLEFGRVDGKIILIDEFSPDNCRLWDSQSHQSLDKDVFRKNQADLVETYTKVLNRLEGAK
- the rplS gene encoding 50S ribosomal protein L19 is translated as MKPLIQEITKEQLRSDIPDFRPGDTVRVHAKVVEGSRERIQLFEGVVIKKHGTGIQATYTVRKMSSGVGVERTFPLNTPRVEKIDVVRYGSVRRAKLYYLRDRTGKAARIKERRRDI